A genomic region of Papaver somniferum cultivar HN1 chromosome 7, ASM357369v1, whole genome shotgun sequence contains the following coding sequences:
- the LOC113296885 gene encoding glycolipid transfer protein 1-like, producing the protein MEGTVFTPCLEGMKNVKSEEGQMLTKPFLDTCKLILPVIEKFGAAMTLVKSDIGGNISRLDAKYSSNPSQFADLYSLVKVEVEAKTAKSSSSCTNGLLWLTRAMDFLVELFRNLIDHPDWTMSQACTDSYTKTLKKWHGWLASSSFTMAMKLAPDRKKFMDVIGGTGDINADIQRFCTEFSPFLVENHKFLASVGLDDLKAS; encoded by the exons ATGGAGGGCACTGTTTTCACTCCCTGTTTGGAAGGAATGAAGAATGTGAAATCTGAGGAAGGGCAAATGCTGACCAAGCCATTCTTGGATACTTGCAAGCTTATACTTCCTGTGATAG AGAAGTTTGGAGCTGCCATGACACTCGTTAAATCTGATATTGGGGGCAATATATCA AGGTTAGATGCCAAATATTCCTCCAATCCTTCACAGTTCGCTGACTTGTACAGCTTGGTAAAAGTAGAGGTTGAGGCCAAAACCGCAAAATCTTCATCAAGCTGCACAAACGGCCTCCTCTGGTTGACAAG GGCCATGGACTTCTTGGTTGAATTGTTCCGCAATTTAATTGACCACCCTGATTGGACGATGTCACAAGCATGCACTGATTCCTACACAAAGACACTAAAAAAATGGCATGGTTGGCTTGCCAGTTCAAGTTTCACG ATGGCTATGAAGCTTGCTCCGGATAGGaagaaattcatggacgtgatAGGAGGAACAGGCGATATCAACGCAGACATTCAGAGATTCTGCACTGAGTTTTCCCCATTTCTGGTGGAGAACCACAAGTTTCTG GCTAGTGTTGGATTGGACGACTTGAAAGCTTCCTGA